Within Pseudomonas sp. LBUM920, the genomic segment CAGCATTTTCCGGGCGTGCGCAACTTCACCTTCGGCCACCTGGGCGATGGCAACCTGCATTACAACGTGGCGCATCCGCTGGGTTCGACGGTAGACGCACACATGGCGCATTACGCCCAATTGAGCGCGCTGGTGCATGACAGCGCCCACGCCCATGGCGGCTCGATCAGCGCCGAGCACGGCATCGGCCAGCGCAAGGTCGGCATGCTGGGGCGCTACAAAAGCCCGGTAGAGCTGGACCTGATGCGCCGCATCAAACAGGCGCTGGACCCGCATAACCTGCTCAACCCCGGCAAAGTCCTTGAGGTGCAGCCATGACCGTACGCTTGTCCAAACGCGTGCAGCGCGTGTCGCTGTCGGCCAACGCGGCCGCCAAATCCCGCGCCACCGAATTGCGTGATGCAGGCCGCGATATCCTCGATCTCACCACCGGCGAGCCGGATTTTGATACGCCTGAGCACATCAAGCAGGCCGCTTATGCCGCGATCGCCGCCGGCGCGACCAAGTACACGCCAACGCCAGGCGTGAAGGCCTTGCGCGTTGCGGTGCAGCGCAAGCTCGCCGAAGAAAACCACCTGGACTACCCGCTGGCGTCCATCGTGATCGCCAACGGCGCCAAGCAAATCATCTTCAATGCCTTCGCCGCCACCCTGGATGACGGCGATGAAGTGCTGGTGCCGACGCCGTATTGGCCGTCATTCCCGGACAGCGTGCGTTTCAACGGCGGCGTGCCGGTGTTCATCGAGTGCGGGCTGGAGCAGGGCTGCAAGTTGCTGCCGGCGCAGTTGCAACAGCACATCACTGAACGCACGCGCTGGCTGATTCTCAATGGCCCGGGCAACCCCAGCGGTGCGGTGTACAGCGAAACTGAATTACACGCGTTGGCCGCGGTGCTGCGTCGCCATCCCCACGTGCTGATCTTGCTGGATGAGCTGTACGAGCACATCCGCTTCGATGGTCGCCCGGCCCAGAGCTTGTTGAACCTCGCACCGGACTTGCAGGACCGCTGCCTGCTGGTGGGCGGTGTGTCCAAGACCTACGCCATGACTGGCTGGCGGATCGGCTTTGGCGCGGGGCCAACAACCCTGACTGACGCGATGGCGGTGGTGCAATCGCAATCCACTTCCGGCGCTTCATCGGTGGGGCAGGCGGCGGCATTGGCGGCCTATAACGGCGGGCTGGATTTCCTCGCCGAGCAGGTCGCGGCCTATCAATTGCGTCGGGATACGCTGGTTGCAGCGCTGAAAACCGTTGCAGGCCTGGACGTGCTCGAACCCCAGGGCGGCTTTTTCGTGTTCGTGCGCTGCGCCGGACTGCTGGGCCGTCATCGGCCGGACGGCCAGCGCATTGAAAACGACGGCGATGTGGTCGCCTGGCTGCTCGAAGAGGGCGTGGCCGGTGTGGCGGGCAGTGCCTACGGCTTGTCGCCGTGGTTTCGCTTGTCCATCGCCACCGCCACCGAGCATGTCGCAGAGGCGGGGCGGCGCATCGCGGCGGCCTGCAGGCAGTTGCGATGATGGAGGCGTTCGTCCATTGGGCTGCCGGCTTTGGCCTGAACTACAACTTCCTGCTGGACGCCTACCAGCGCGGCACGCTGGTTCAGGGCGCGTTGACCACCGGCTGGCTGTGCCTGTTCACGATCATCGGCAGCCTGCTGGCGGGCATCAGCCTGGCGGCCATGCTCACCTCGGGCAACCCTTGGCTGGCCAGGCCGGCGCGGGTGTTTGTCGAAGTCACGCGTAACACGCCAACGCTGGTGCAGTTGTACTGTGCGTTTCTGGTGTTGAACATGTTGCTGACCCAGGCGGTAGGCGCGGCCAACCCGCTGACGCCGTTCGCGTGGGTGGTGATTGTGATCTCCCTGCACAAGGGCGCGTTCCATGCCGAGGCCTTGCGCGCCGGCATCGAAGCAGTGCCCGCAGTCACCCTGGAAGCCGCCAGTTCGCTGGCCTTCAACAGACGCCAACTGTTGTGGAATGTGCAGTTGCCGCTGGCACTGCGCTTTGCCCTGCCGTCGCTGATCAACAACCTGATCGACCTGGTGAAGATGACCGCCGTGGCATCGGCCATTGCCGTGGGCGACATCACCTACGCCGCAATCATGATCTGGACCCAGAGCGACAACGTGCTGGAACTGATGATCCTGATCCTGAGCTTCTTCGGCCTGCTGAGTTTTACCGTCAATTGTGTGGGGCGCTGGCTGGAAGCGCGCCTGAGGATGCCCGGCTATGGCCATTGAATCATTTCCGGTGCTGTCGGCCTTGTGGCAGTGGTCACCGGCGCTGGTGGCAGGTTTTGGTCAGAACATCCTGATCAGCCTGTTGGCGATTGCCATCGGCTCGGTGCTTGGCCTGTTGATCGGCGCGTTGGCGTTATCGCCGCTGGGGTTTGTCGCGCGGCTGTGGGTGCAGGTGTTTCGCAATGCGCCCTGGCTGGTGCTGATCTACTTCACCACCTACGTGTTTCCGTTCGAGATTCATATCGGCAGCAGTTATGTGTCGTTCCCCGACTGGGTCAAGGTCACCATCGGCCTGGCTTTGCCGGCAAGTGCCAACGTGGCGGAGATCTTCCGGGGGGCCATCAGTTCGATCCCCAGCACGCAATGGGAAGCGGCGCGGTCGCTGGCGTTTACCCGTGGCCAGCTGTTTCGCTCGATCATCCTGCCGCAGTGTTTCAAGCGCATGTTGCCGCCCTGGATGAACCTCTACGCCGTGGTGACCATGGGCACTGCGCTGGCCTCACTGGTGGGCGTGCATGACGTGATCGACACCGCGCAGATCGCCAGCAACACCGTGAACCTGACCGGCTTTACCGTGGTGATCTACCTGAGCCTGCTGGTGCTGTTTTTTGCCTATTGCTACCCGATTTCCCGCCTGACCCAACACCTGGAGCGCCGTTATGCCTTCTATTGAACCCCTGGTGAGCCTGCGGGATATGCACCTGTCGTTCGGCAGTAATGCGGTGCTCAAGGGCATCGACCTGGAGGTGCATCGCGGCCAGGCCGTGTCGATCATCGGCCCGTCGGGCTCGGGCAAGTCGACGATCCTGCGTTGCATCACCGGGTTGTTGCAGCCGCAGCGTGGGACCATTCGCGTGGGTGAAACCCGCGTCGATACCTTGGCCCATGAAGCCCAGCGCATCGAGTTGCGCAAGCGCGTTGGCTTTGTGTTCCAGCAATACAACCTGTTCCCGCATTTATCGGTGCTGCAGAACCTGGTGATCGCCCCGCGCAAAGTGCTGGGCCGCAGCCGCGCCGACGCCGAAAAAGAGGCGCGAGCGTTGCTGGCCAAGGTGCGCATGGAACACAAGGCCGACGCCTATCCCGGCCAGTTGTCCGGCGGTCAACAGCAGCGCGTGGCGATTGCCCGCGCCCTGGCGATGCGCCCGGAGTTGATTCTGTTCGATGAAGTGACCTCGGCACTCGACCCGGAAACCGTCGGCGAAGTGTTGACGGTGATCCGCGAGCTGACCGAAGAGGGCATGACCTGTGTGCTTGTCACCCACGAAATGCGCTTCGCCGAAGAAATCAGCGACCACGTGTACTTCACCGAAAACGGCGTGATTGTCGAGCACGGCAGCGCTGCACAGATCTTCCAGAGCCCGGCCAGCGTACGCACCCAGACGTTCCTGCGCCATGCCCTGGGCGATTCGGGGCGCCGTGGCCCCATCGCCCACGACCCGTACCTGTTGACCAATTTGAGCCGTTACAGCCTGTCCGTCTGATAAGAGGAAATCCGTCATGAGTAGCGAAAACCGTGCTGGCGTTATCGAAGCGTTCTTGCAGCACATCCGCGTCATCAATCAGCGCGGCGTAGACCGTGCGGCCCTGGTGGAAATCGTCGGCCTGCTGGAAACCCTGGCCGAGCGCCGCGACCTGTTCAACTTTGACGAATTCCCCGCGCCGGTGCCAGGGCAGGGCAGCACCGCGTTTCGCTATCGCCTGAATGACGACGGTGACACCCCGACGCTGTACCTCAACTCGCTGTTGCCGGGCAAAAGCACGATCCCTCACAACCATGAGACCTGGGCGATCATCAGCGCCATCGAGGGCCAGGAAATCAACTACGTCTACGCGCGCAATGACGAGGGCCGCGAGCCGGGTTTCACCACGTTGACACTGGAAAAAGAAGTGCTCGTGCAGCCCGGTACGTCGATCTCGTTCCTGGGTGAAGACCTGCATGGCATCAAGGTTGAAGGCGAGCAGGCGACGTTGCACTTCCACCTCTACGGCTTGCCGCTGGAGTCGCTGAACGGCCGTTACGGCGTGGAAGCGGACGGGCGCATTCTCAATTACAACGCCTCGCAGATGGCGCCGTCGATCAAGGCTTATTCCTAAGCACGCCCCCGATCAACTGTTCGGTGTTCATCCAGAGGTTTTCATGATTGACCTGTATTACTGGCCAACCGGCAACGGCCTGAAAGTCGGCATCCTGCTCGAAGAACTGGGTCTCGACTACCGCCTGCTGCCGGTGAACATCCGCGAAGGCGAGCAAAAGACGGCGAGCTTCCAGCGCATCAGCGCCAACGGGCGGATCCCGGCGATTGTCGATCATCGCCCTGAAGCGCCGCTGAGCCTGTTCGAATCCGGTGCGATCCTCAATTACCTGGCCGACGGCGCCGGGCAATTCCTGCCGGCGGCCGGTACTGCCGAGCGGCAAAAGGTGCAGGAATGGCTGTTCTGGCAAGTCGGGC encodes:
- a CDS encoding amino acid ABC transporter ATP-binding protein, with protein sequence MPSIEPLVSLRDMHLSFGSNAVLKGIDLEVHRGQAVSIIGPSGSGKSTILRCITGLLQPQRGTIRVGETRVDTLAHEAQRIELRKRVGFVFQQYNLFPHLSVLQNLVIAPRKVLGRSRADAEKEARALLAKVRMEHKADAYPGQLSGGQQQRVAIARALAMRPELILFDEVTSALDPETVGEVLTVIRELTEEGMTCVLVTHEMRFAEEISDHVYFTENGVIVEHGSAAQIFQSPASVRTQTFLRHALGDSGRRGPIAHDPYLLTNLSRYSLSV
- a CDS encoding cysteine dioxygenase, which gives rise to MSSENRAGVIEAFLQHIRVINQRGVDRAALVEIVGLLETLAERRDLFNFDEFPAPVPGQGSTAFRYRLNDDGDTPTLYLNSLLPGKSTIPHNHETWAIISAIEGQEINYVYARNDEGREPGFTTLTLEKEVLVQPGTSISFLGEDLHGIKVEGEQATLHFHLYGLPLESLNGRYGVEADGRILNYNASQMAPSIKAYS
- a CDS encoding amino acid ABC transporter permease, with the protein product MAIESFPVLSALWQWSPALVAGFGQNILISLLAIAIGSVLGLLIGALALSPLGFVARLWVQVFRNAPWLVLIYFTTYVFPFEIHIGSSYVSFPDWVKVTIGLALPASANVAEIFRGAISSIPSTQWEAARSLAFTRGQLFRSIILPQCFKRMLPPWMNLYAVVTMGTALASLVGVHDVIDTAQIASNTVNLTGFTVVIYLSLLVLFFAYCYPISRLTQHLERRYAFY
- a CDS encoding amino acid ABC transporter permease, whose product is MMEAFVHWAAGFGLNYNFLLDAYQRGTLVQGALTTGWLCLFTIIGSLLAGISLAAMLTSGNPWLARPARVFVEVTRNTPTLVQLYCAFLVLNMLLTQAVGAANPLTPFAWVVIVISLHKGAFHAEALRAGIEAVPAVTLEAASSLAFNRRQLLWNVQLPLALRFALPSLINNLIDLVKMTAVASAIAVGDITYAAIMIWTQSDNVLELMILILSFFGLLSFTVNCVGRWLEARLRMPGYGH
- a CDS encoding aminotransferase class I/II-fold pyridoxal phosphate-dependent enzyme, translating into MTVRLSKRVQRVSLSANAAAKSRATELRDAGRDILDLTTGEPDFDTPEHIKQAAYAAIAAGATKYTPTPGVKALRVAVQRKLAEENHLDYPLASIVIANGAKQIIFNAFAATLDDGDEVLVPTPYWPSFPDSVRFNGGVPVFIECGLEQGCKLLPAQLQQHITERTRWLILNGPGNPSGAVYSETELHALAAVLRRHPHVLILLDELYEHIRFDGRPAQSLLNLAPDLQDRCLLVGGVSKTYAMTGWRIGFGAGPTTLTDAMAVVQSQSTSGASSVGQAAALAAYNGGLDFLAEQVAAYQLRRDTLVAALKTVAGLDVLEPQGGFFVFVRCAGLLGRHRPDGQRIENDGDVVAWLLEEGVAGVAGSAYGLSPWFRLSIATATEHVAEAGRRIAAACRQLR